In Oryzias melastigma strain HK-1 linkage group LG10, ASM292280v2, whole genome shotgun sequence, a single window of DNA contains:
- the hmgn7 gene encoding non-histone chromosomal protein HMG-14A isoform X2 has product MPKRKAQGTEGGEKEEPQRRSARLSAPAPPKPEPKAKKAAKKEKAVNDKKEDKKTKKAKENAEAEANEENHSENGEAKTNEVEAAPEEAKEEAKSE; this is encoded by the exons ATGCCCAAGAGAAAG gcaCAAGGAACAGAAGGAGGAGAGAAGGAAGAG CCTCAGAGGAGATCGGCCCGGTTATCAGCG CCGGCCCCACCTAAACCGGAGCCAAAGGCCAAGAAGGCagcaaag AAAGAAAAGGCTGTGAATGATAAGAAGGAGGACAAGAAGACCAAGAAGGCAAAGGAGAACGCCGAAGCAGAGGCCAACGAGGAGAACCACTCTGAGAACGGCGAGGCCAAGACCAACGAG GTGGAAGCAGCCCCCGAGGAGGCCAAGGAGGAGGCCAAGTCCGAGTAG
- the LOC112153409 gene encoding proline-rich protein 36, which translates to MPQQQDSSMSERKPSQRFHSLNAEQVEVLHQVLSEVVPIHGRGNFPTLELRPRDIIIAVRARLQRQGITVRDVRLNGSTASHVLVRDNGTSYKDLDIIFGVELPSQEEFQVIKESVLGCLLDCLPAAVNRERISSATMKEAYVQKMVKVFNEHDRWSLISLSNNSGKNLELKFVSALRRQFEFSVDSFQIILDRLLESYMQQDLQHKMNAFSLKDQPEESRKKEPSSVLGQAASPESERSTGRDCEKQPPVSRSQKKDDVHEKESQTEFPQAEHSNQTKHSDEKTSAEPEEVIKENMLPENKPSSGESKQMAPEELKHRVELVDETQSSGNSEQTTPKEGPKPPDENQENFSAESKVSSPTKPSSEQKEVAGQMGCADTPSSSKNESPRCAEEPNTADKSDKTKCFREDQKSNEADKTQHVSSPDANTEIETRLADESRTEADEETERKTPEETSTSEERQSEDTQSIDSSLPLGITQPADTEDTLEISNIENSEKSGDTLDAVAPSDTQDVSPPPPGLVSDKKTSSSPSGKVSDRLSHMVVLKHSSPKPPRRMCRKAPPNPNPVPDSDILDLPFPNSNPTSELMSLDPPATQSDVISPETDSDMTPNPSDKLLSNSDLSSTAGPDSEIVSISTLDPMSLLPQEAPSSSQIITGGGDLKETLDTAADELSPSFPPEIVSDLQQPELLSSSICRVDSLSPNSDEAEALAEQTKNTDLNHAGPQDITSTLPLSSICLPPPVVSLTPSPPSLSPPPCLTPPSPMLSTVSPATSFSSPPLSFSPVSSCLSSPPYLTPPMLSLSPPPLCLTPPSPCLSPPLLCLTPPVESEELAPQLPSDMEPLILNAEGAEQVLQPPPPLGVPLLEEKTDIIPAEPQSSEPVSFPITIPSSSSRVLPHSPSAGPEDPAPPKAIQASTSVPETRETPEITTDVSERTKALQMSDSAPDVEVLAESMYGDFEAAMDHLRYRLIATRNPEEIRGGGLLKYSNLLVRDYRPASETQIKTLERYMCSRFFIDFPDVQEQQRKILSYLKNHFIGEERSKYQYLMTLRRVIDDSTVCLMGHERRQTLNMITVLALKVLGEQNIIPNTDHVTCFYQPAPYLAEHSSPYLAEPSYCSYYIPQGGSTLLYQPYPLHLHPQTGLV; encoded by the exons ATGCCACAGCAACAG GACAGCAGCATGTCTGAAAGGAAACCCAGCCAGCGGTTTCACAGCCTGAACGCTGAGCAGGTGGAGGTCCTTCATCAGGTTCTGTCGGAGGTGGTTCCAATCCACGGCCGCGGGAACTTTCCCACGCTGGAGCTGCGTCCTCGTGACATCATCATCGCCGTGCGGGCCAGGCTGCAGAGGCAGGGCATCACGGTCCGTGATGTCCGTCTGAACGGTTCCACTGCCAGCCACGTGCTCGTTAGAGACAACGGAACCAGCTACAAAGACCTGGACATCATCTTTGGAGTAGAGCTGCCCAGTCAGGAGGAGTTCCAG GTGATCAAAGAGTCAGTGCTGGGCTGTTTGCTGGACTGTCTGCCAGCTGCTGTCAACAGGGAGCGGATCAGCAGTGCCACCATGAAGGAGGCCTACGTCCAGAAAATGGTCAAAGTCTTCAACGAGCACGACCGCTGGAGCCTCATCTCCCTGTCCAACAACTCCGGCAAAAACCTGGAGCTCAAGTTTGTGAGCGCTTTGAGGCGGCAGTTTGAGTTCAGCGTGGACTCCTTCCAGATCATTCTGGACCGCCTCCTGGAGTCCTACATGCAGCAGGACCTGCAGCACAAAATGAATGCCTTCAGCCTCAAGGACCAGCCGGAAGAGAGTAGAAAGAAGGAGCCTTCCTCTGTGCTCGGGCAGGCCGCCTCTCCAGAGTCAGAGAGGTCCACGGGTAGAGACTGTGAAAAACAGCCTCCAGTCAGCAGGTCGCAGAAGAAAGATGACGTGCATGAAAAGGAGTCTCAGACAGAATTCCCTCAGGCTGAACATTCCAACCAGACCAAACACTCAGATGAGAAAACCTCTGCAGAACCAGAGGAAGTCATTAAGGAAAACATGTTGCCAGAAAACAAACCAAGTTCTGGAGAATCCAAGCAAATGGCTCCAGAGGAACTCAAACACAGGGTAGAGCTCGTCGACGAGACTCAATCATCAGGAAATTCAGAGCAAACAACTCCCAAAGAAGGCCCAAAACCACCGGACGAAAATCAGGAGAACTTCTCCGCCGAAAGCAAAGTGTCAAGCCCCACAAAACCATCTAGCGAACAGAAAGAAGTAGCAGGGCAGATGGGATGTGCTGATACGCCCAGCAGCTCAAAAAACGAGAGTCCGAGATGTGCGGAGGAGCCTAATACCGCCGACAAATCTGATAAAACAAAGTGTTTCAGAGAGGATCAGAAAAGTAATGAGGCAGATAAAACCCAACACGTGTCTTCTCCAGACGCTAACACCGAGATAGAGACTCGCCTCGCAGATGAAAGCCGAACGGAAGCAGACGAGGAAACGGAGAGGAAAACTCCTGAGGAGACGTCGACATCGGAGGAAAGACAGTCAGAAGACACGCAAAGCATCGACTCCTCGCTTCCACTTGGCATCACGCAGCCTGCTGACACAGAGGACACGCTGGAGATCAGCAACATAGAAAACTCAGAGAAAAGCGGCGACACACTCGACGCCGTCGCCCCTTCAGATACTCAGGACGTTTCACCTCCACCACCTGGCCttgtttctgacaaaaaaacctCATCTTCTCCCTCGGGTAAGGTCTCAGACAGACTGTCGCACATGGTGGTGCTCAAACACTCATCGCCCAAACCTCCTCGTAGGATGTGTCGAAAGGCTCCACCCAACCCCAACCCCGTTCCTGACAGTGACATACTTGATTTGCCCTTCCCAAATTCAAACCCCACATCCGAGTTGATGAGTTTAGACCCTCCAGCTACCCAGTCAGATGTCATCTCTCCGGAGACTGATTCAGACATGACTCCTAATCCTTCCGATAAGCTATTATCCAATTCTGACCTTTCCTCAACCGCTGGTCCGGATTCTGAAATAGTTTCCATCTCAACTCTGGATCCCATGTCTTTGTTACCTCAAGAGGCGCCCTCTTCTTCTCAGATAATCACAGGAGGTGGAGATCTAAAAGAGACACTCGACACAGCCGCTGATGAGTTGAGCCCTTCTTTCCCTCCAGAAATTGTCTCTGATCTTCAACAGCCGGAGCTTCTTAGCTCATCGATTTGCCGCGTCGACTCGTTGAGCCCCAACAGTGATGAAGCTGAGGCTCTGGCAGAGCAGACCAAAaacacagacctaaatcacgCCGGTCCGCAAGACATCACATCTACTTTACCTCTTTCTTCCATTTGTCTCCCCCCTCCTGTGGTCAGCCTCACCCCCTCGCCCCCCAGCCTCAGCCCTCCCCCGTGTCTGACGCCTCCGTCACCGATGCTCAGCACCGTCAGCCCTGCCACCAGCTTCAGCTCCCCGCCTCTAAGTTTCAGCCCGGTGTCGTCCTGCCTCAGCTCACCTCCTTACCTCACCCCTCCCATGCTTAGCCTTAGCCCCCCTCCACTCTGTCTCACACCCCCGTCCCCCTGCCTCAGCCCTCCCCTCCTCTGCCTCACTCCTCCCGTGGAGTCTGAGGAGCTCGCACCTCAGCTGCCCTCAGACATGGAGCCGTTGATCCTAAACGCTGAGGGAGCCGAGCAGGTCCTGCAGCCCCCTCCACCGTTAGGAGTCCCTCTCCTGGAAGAAAAAACTGACATTATTCCAGCAGAACCTCAATCATCTGAGCCCGTCTCGTTTCCAATCACCATCCCAAGCTCCTCCTCACGTGTGCTGCCTCATTCTCCATCAGCAGGCCCGGAGGACCCCGCCCCTCCCAAAGCCATTCAAGCGTCCACCTCTGTCCCAGAGACAAGAGAGACTCCTGAGATAACCACCGATGTGTCCGAGCGGACCAAAGCGTTGCAAATGTCTGACTCGGCCCCAGATGTTGAGGTCCTGGCAGAGAGCATGTACGGTGACTTCGAAGCTGCCATGGACCACCTACGCTATCGCCTGATCGCCACCAGGAACCCAGAGGAAATCCGAGGCGGCGGTTTGTTGAAGTACAGCAACCTGCTGGTGAGAGACTACAGACCGGCCAGTGAGACTCAGATAAAGACGCTGGAGCGCTACATGTGCTCACGCTTTTTCATCGACTTCCCCGACGTacaggagcagcagaggaagatcCTGTCCTACTTGAAGAACCACTTCATCGGCGAGGAGAGAAGCAAGTACCAGTACCTGATGACGCTGCGTCGCGTGATAGACGACAGCACCGTGTGCCTGATGGGCCACGAGAGGCGTCAGACTCTGAACATGATCACTGTGCTGGCACTGAAGGTCCTCGGAGAGCAGAATATCATACCCAACACAGACCACGTCACCTGCTTCTACCAGCCCGCCCCCTACCTTGCCGAGCACAGCTCTCCTTATCTAGCAGAACCCAGCTACTGCAGTTACTACATACCGCAAGGGGGGTCGACTCTGCTCTACCAGCCATACCCCTTACACCTGCACCCACAGACTGGGCTGGTCTGA
- the hmgn7 gene encoding non-histone chromosomal protein HMG-14A isoform X1 yields the protein MPKRKAQGTEGGEKEEPQRRSARLSAKPAPPKPEPKAKKAAKKEKAVNDKKEDKKTKKAKENAEAEANEENHSENGEAKTNEVEAAPEEAKEEAKSE from the exons ATGCCCAAGAGAAAG gcaCAAGGAACAGAAGGAGGAGAGAAGGAAGAG CCTCAGAGGAGATCGGCCCGGTTATCAGCG AAGCCGGCCCCACCTAAACCGGAGCCAAAGGCCAAGAAGGCagcaaag AAAGAAAAGGCTGTGAATGATAAGAAGGAGGACAAGAAGACCAAGAAGGCAAAGGAGAACGCCGAAGCAGAGGCCAACGAGGAGAACCACTCTGAGAACGGCGAGGCCAAGACCAACGAG GTGGAAGCAGCCCCCGAGGAGGCCAAGGAGGAGGCCAAGTCCGAGTAG